One genomic region from Bacteroidetes Order II. bacterium encodes:
- the porV gene encoding type IX secretion system outer membrane channel protein PorV, whose translation MIRKSLLALFVLFYTSGVFAQNNAAVVFLQIEPDARFSGMGNAGSAVADNSSAVFWNPAGLASQKNTEFSLTHSNWLPKLSSDLFYEYLTGKYHVEGLGTFGAHVTFLNLGESERRDESNNLIDTFRSYDAAAGVSFGFPVNERLSIGTGARIIYSNLDSGGGSVGTQKTQAGISAGVDMGLLYKARPINLGGIKTSLSAGFNLANMGPTIQYSDKGQSDPIPTNIRLGVASRFDIDNYNSITLVGDATKLLVHSEKNADTGNFEADPFYKAIFSSWKPLTVNIAPQGQPEVFKTLSIANQMTWAAGMEYWYRKFFAIRAGYFYEHPDNGNRNFLTLGAGIRQSIIGVDFSYVISLQENGPNSDTPRFSIILNL comes from the coding sequence ATGATCAGAAAATCCCTGCTCGCACTCTTCGTTTTGTTTTACACTTCGGGTGTTTTTGCGCAAAACAATGCTGCGGTCGTTTTCTTACAAATAGAACCAGACGCCCGTTTTTCTGGAATGGGAAATGCTGGCAGCGCAGTAGCCGATAACTCCAGTGCCGTTTTTTGGAACCCTGCCGGACTAGCCTCCCAAAAAAATACAGAATTTAGTTTGACCCACTCAAACTGGTTGCCCAAACTAAGTAGCGATTTGTTCTATGAATATCTTACTGGAAAATATCATGTTGAGGGCTTGGGGACCTTCGGCGCCCATGTTACGTTCCTCAACCTTGGTGAAAGTGAACGCCGCGACGAATCCAACAACCTGATTGATACTTTCCGCTCATACGATGCCGCTGCTGGGGTTTCATTCGGATTTCCGGTGAATGAACGTCTTTCGATAGGAACAGGTGCACGTATCATCTATTCCAATCTGGATAGCGGCGGTGGTAGTGTCGGAACCCAGAAGACACAGGCCGGGATATCGGCGGGTGTGGATATGGGACTACTCTACAAAGCACGTCCAATAAATTTGGGCGGCATCAAGACTTCGCTCTCTGCTGGATTTAACCTTGCCAATATGGGGCCAACCATCCAGTATTCTGATAAAGGGCAAAGCGACCCTATCCCGACCAATATTCGCCTTGGGGTAGCCAGCCGTTTCGACATTGACAACTACAACTCCATTACCTTGGTGGGGGATGCCACCAAATTGTTGGTTCATTCCGAAAAGAACGCAGATACGGGTAACTTCGAAGCTGATCCATTTTACAAGGCCATTTTTAGCTCATGGAAGCCCCTCACTGTAAATATTGCACCACAAGGGCAGCCGGAAGTATTTAAGACCCTTAGCATTGCGAACCAAATGACATGGGCCGCTGGAATGGAATACTGGTACCGCAAATTCTTCGCCATTCGTGCTGGGTATTTTTACGAACATCCGGATAACGGAAACCGGAACTTCCTTACACTTGGCGCGGGAATTCGCCAAAGTATTATTGGTGTTGATTTTTCCTACGTGATTTCTTTACAGGAAAATGGCCCCAACTCCGATACCCCCCGTTTCTCCATCATCCTGAATTTATAA
- a CDS encoding PD40 domain-containing protein, which translates to MTRIRLIHILSKKPDNFWTIVVLLCAFCLPVHAQDWPSEQTFNRAGLRWHTLETEHFRIHFHTDANGKGSTRTAAVVARIAEEIYGPITHLYQHTPDSKVDFVLKDYEDYSNGAAYFFDNKIEIWAPALESPLRGDHHWLRNVITHEFTHIVQVQKTMRTTRKTPIFFFQYLGYEKVRRPDVLYGYPNIVASYPVPVMNNPAWFAEGTAQFQRSGLHYETWDSHRDMLLRTQILGNKAFSLSEMGSFLSKNSLGRESVYNHGFAFTQYLANRFGEDVLRLISEALAKHWNMEKALASATGIPGKKLHAEWMSAMKTAYDTSTIEIRQKMVDGHTIEDGGFFNFHPRWSPDGKKVAYLSNKGYDFSATALYILDLETNLTTAFPVEGLQNRYFEQTCSHGHKLQAGISGAFDWFPDGKRLVLAKVRDTAQGNLFSDLYELDIASKKTKRLTRNLRAAGPSLNSNGTELVFIQQQDGTTNLIRRAETGLIQPVTQFSGGEQVLDAHWSGEWIYFTMSQGGNPDLFRIKPDGSSLTKVYESPHDDRNVRVSEDDLYFSSDASGIFNLYRLSLKEKNAKPVPITNVLGGAFMPDVHASGQLLFARYEAEGYKIARIVQPEVVSVPMYQTPATLAKKSVYQDADWATLNAANDRAIPALVPGTPEVTSYEPTFSRIGFIPVLRMDDYNSPARSIDATLQRSGTEELLRTTKIGVMMTSREVLEGVNLYASALVAPASIEAETVRDFLVPSRLRRLERDIQMQLEYNRGVSFLPKAWGPKLSLDVFNIQRIVPNGLTIEEFPCTACFPEKSYADLTYTLWEVALNARSKFSRNFSALAGYKISPFNVRTESFYSREYQQTIGASSSRYFMGRGLTVQGFFEARKPSQHDHFLPEGIRASLTFEHQPGQLLDRYDIQNNTLVPIYKSYKINRLTFDTKYGLALGKINRSTHGLEARLRVSGIVGKEVDDFFNDYVGGLIGARGYPFYAVGGNQAAWAQVSYQFPIISRFTNQWGFLSPDRLYGRVYADAAMGWSDNRPAWNQIRKDAGAELRLSLGSFYLFPTALFVGTTYGFNQFDYQLKNRLTTVEGNTFVTYGRQWLWHFGVLFSFDL; encoded by the coding sequence ATGACCCGTATCCGGCTAATCCACATTCTCTCCAAAAAACCAGACAACTTCTGGACTATTGTTGTCCTTTTGTGCGCTTTTTGTCTCCCTGTACATGCGCAAGACTGGCCTTCCGAACAGACCTTTAACCGCGCTGGCCTCCGGTGGCACACCTTAGAAACCGAGCATTTTCGCATACATTTCCATACCGACGCAAACGGAAAAGGGAGTACACGAACGGCTGCGGTAGTTGCCCGCATCGCAGAGGAAATCTATGGCCCCATCACCCACTTATACCAACACACACCAGACAGTAAAGTGGATTTTGTGCTGAAAGACTATGAGGATTATTCCAATGGCGCGGCCTATTTTTTCGACAATAAAATTGAGATTTGGGCGCCCGCCCTCGAATCGCCGTTAAGGGGGGATCATCATTGGCTTCGCAATGTCATCACCCACGAATTTACACATATTGTGCAGGTTCAGAAGACCATGCGAACGACACGAAAGACACCCATTTTCTTTTTTCAATATCTTGGGTACGAAAAAGTGCGACGTCCTGATGTCTTATATGGCTATCCCAATATTGTGGCTTCTTATCCCGTCCCTGTGATGAACAATCCGGCTTGGTTTGCCGAGGGTACCGCCCAATTTCAGCGTTCAGGCTTACATTATGAAACCTGGGACAGCCACCGCGACATGCTCCTACGTACCCAGATTTTAGGGAATAAAGCGTTTTCCTTGTCCGAGATGGGTTCTTTCCTTTCCAAAAACAGCCTTGGCCGCGAGAGTGTCTATAATCATGGTTTTGCTTTTACACAATACTTGGCCAACCGATTTGGCGAAGACGTGCTACGGCTTATTTCGGAAGCATTGGCCAAACACTGGAATATGGAAAAAGCATTGGCGTCCGCGACGGGTATTCCGGGCAAAAAACTTCATGCAGAATGGATGTCAGCCATGAAAACGGCTTATGATACCTCCACCATCGAGATCCGTCAAAAAATGGTTGACGGGCACACGATAGAAGACGGTGGCTTTTTCAATTTCCACCCCCGATGGTCGCCCGATGGCAAAAAAGTGGCTTACCTCTCTAATAAGGGATATGATTTTAGTGCAACCGCCCTCTATATCCTGGATTTGGAGACCAACCTAACGACGGCTTTTCCGGTAGAAGGGCTGCAAAACCGATATTTTGAACAAACATGCTCGCATGGACACAAATTGCAAGCGGGTATCTCCGGTGCTTTTGACTGGTTTCCTGATGGTAAACGCCTGGTTTTGGCCAAAGTGAGGGATACCGCTCAAGGTAATTTATTCTCTGATTTATATGAATTGGATATTGCTTCAAAAAAAACAAAACGACTCACTCGTAACCTCCGTGCAGCCGGCCCCAGCCTGAATAGTAATGGCACTGAATTGGTTTTTATCCAGCAACAAGACGGAACGACCAATCTAATACGACGTGCGGAAACGGGCCTCATACAACCTGTCACCCAATTTTCGGGCGGTGAACAGGTCTTGGATGCCCACTGGTCTGGTGAATGGATTTATTTCACCATGAGCCAAGGAGGAAATCCTGACCTCTTCCGTATCAAACCGGATGGATCTTCACTTACCAAGGTTTATGAATCCCCTCACGATGACCGAAATGTCAGGGTTTCGGAAGATGATTTGTACTTTTCGTCTGATGCAAGCGGTATTTTCAACCTATATCGTCTTTCACTTAAGGAAAAAAATGCCAAACCCGTTCCTATAACCAATGTCTTGGGCGGAGCTTTTATGCCGGACGTACATGCTTCTGGGCAACTCCTTTTTGCCCGATACGAAGCCGAAGGCTATAAAATTGCCCGTATTGTACAACCCGAAGTGGTTTCTGTACCAATGTACCAAACTCCAGCAACCCTTGCAAAAAAATCAGTCTATCAAGATGCCGATTGGGCAACCCTCAACGCCGCAAACGATCGTGCGATTCCAGCCTTGGTCCCGGGCACGCCTGAGGTCACTTCCTATGAACCAACATTTAGCCGCATTGGGTTCATTCCTGTCCTTCGCATGGATGATTACAATAGCCCAGCCCGATCCATAGATGCTACCCTACAACGCTCTGGAACCGAAGAGTTGCTACGCACCACCAAGATTGGGGTTATGATGACTTCTCGTGAAGTATTGGAAGGTGTAAACCTTTATGCCAGTGCCTTGGTTGCCCCAGCCTCCATAGAGGCCGAAACCGTCCGAGATTTTCTGGTTCCAAGCCGCCTCCGACGATTGGAACGGGATATACAAATGCAATTAGAATACAACCGTGGGGTTTCTTTCCTCCCCAAAGCCTGGGGGCCTAAACTTTCGTTAGATGTTTTTAATATTCAACGGATTGTTCCAAATGGGCTTACCATCGAAGAATTCCCTTGTACGGCTTGTTTTCCAGAAAAAAGCTATGCAGACCTCACTTATACCCTCTGGGAAGTAGCACTGAATGCCCGTTCAAAGTTTTCGCGCAATTTTTCGGCACTCGCTGGTTATAAAATTAGTCCTTTTAATGTTCGAACCGAATCCTTCTACTCCCGCGAATACCAACAGACCATTGGCGCATCCTCCAGTCGGTACTTTATGGGACGCGGCCTAACAGTCCAAGGTTTTTTTGAGGCCCGAAAACCAAGCCAGCATGACCATTTCTTGCCCGAAGGAATCCGAGCCTCACTCACGTTTGAACACCAACCTGGTCAATTATTAGACCGTTACGACATTCAAAATAATACGTTGGTTCCTATTTATAAGTCCTACAAAATCAATCGCTTAACCTTTGATACTAAATATGGCCTTGCGTTGGGCAAAATAAACCGATCTACACATGGCCTCGAAGCACGCCTCCGAGTAAGTGGGATCGTAGGAAAAGAAGTGGATGATTTTTTCAACGACTACGTAGGAGGTTTAATCGGGGCACGCGGGTACCCCTTCTATGCGGTGGGTGGAAACCAAGCAGCATGGGCACAAGTATCCTATCAATTCCCCATTATTTCCCGATTTACCAATCAATGGGGCTTCCTATCACCTGATCGGCTCTATGGCCGGGTTTATGCAGATGCAGCCATGGGATGGTCGGATAACCGCCCAGCATGGAACCAAATTCGAAAAGATGCCGGCGCAGAATTAAGGTTAAGTTTGGGTTCTTTTTACCTATTTCCAACGGCACTCTTTGTCGGTACGACCTACGGCTTCAACCAATTTGATTATCAACTCAAAAATCGGCTCACCACCGTGGAAGGGAATACATTTGTAACCTATGGGCGGCAATGGCTTTGGCATTTTGGCGTCCTTTTTAGCTTCGACTTATGA
- a CDS encoding DUF72 domain-containing protein, protein MYRDLSERRAEVLQYKLNDVHPNLKFGTASDRYAAWIGQIYPEIWQDQVETRTKKLDTGSFTERTLPIASVTDYFQHFSTLETDFTFYRAILEPDGKPTAVYYNLLQYIEHAPPEARFLVKAPQQFFARIIRRSRKGGPVMYEKNPFYLDALGYVKMFLAPLMDLLGDRIAGVLLQQEYQRKSEAPLPGTFIAELDAFFRDVPDDVQHHIEIRSEHLLLPPYFDLLHRRGIGFVFSHWTYLPPIREQWDRCGRAFSAADGQAVLRLLTPLKMNYAEAFRLAYPFEKAVPELSQTAGAFAMVNEATALAYQAIGQSKVLHIIANNRAWGNSPALNQAIASRFLDFAERKHA, encoded by the coding sequence ATGTATCGTGATCTTTCCGAAAGACGTGCCGAAGTTTTGCAGTATAAACTGAATGACGTCCATCCCAACCTGAAATTTGGAACGGCGAGCGACCGTTATGCGGCATGGATTGGACAAATTTATCCCGAAATATGGCAGGACCAAGTAGAAACACGTACCAAAAAATTGGATACCGGAAGTTTTACCGAGCGTACCCTTCCTATCGCCTCAGTCACTGATTATTTTCAGCACTTTTCTACATTAGAAACGGATTTTACGTTTTATCGTGCCATTTTAGAACCAGATGGAAAGCCCACAGCGGTATATTATAACTTATTACAATACATTGAACATGCACCACCCGAAGCCCGTTTTTTGGTAAAAGCACCGCAACAATTTTTTGCTCGTATCATCCGGCGGTCGCGGAAAGGTGGGCCTGTGATGTACGAAAAGAATCCATTTTATTTAGACGCATTAGGGTATGTAAAAATGTTTTTAGCGCCATTGATGGACTTGCTTGGCGATCGGATTGCAGGCGTATTGTTGCAACAGGAATATCAAAGAAAATCAGAAGCACCATTGCCGGGAACGTTTATTGCTGAGTTAGATGCGTTTTTTCGAGACGTGCCGGATGACGTGCAGCACCACATCGAAATTCGTTCAGAACACCTTTTGTTACCCCCTTATTTTGATCTGTTGCATCGTCGTGGGATTGGATTTGTCTTTAGTCATTGGACATATTTGCCCCCTATTCGCGAACAATGGGATCGTTGTGGCCGTGCGTTTTCTGCCGCAGATGGTCAGGCCGTACTTCGGTTGCTTACCCCACTCAAAATGAATTATGCCGAGGCATTCCGGTTGGCGTACCCTTTCGAGAAGGCGGTTCCGGAACTTTCCCAGACGGCTGGAGCCTTTGCAATGGTTAATGAAGCAACGGCCTTGGCGTATCAGGCAATTGGACAATCGAAGGTTTTGCACATTATTGCCAATAACCGCGCTTGGGGCAACTCGCCTGCACTGAACCAAGCCATCGCCAGCCGATTTTTGGACTTTGCGGAAAGGAAGCACGCCTGA
- a CDS encoding flippase-like domain-containing protein, translating to MKTSETAPVEVPSIVSEEVRAYKVNARNLLIPLLVSAFAFGIVTWLTYVPGMWANLAKVFKPGLLIAALLTVSLRVVIGAFRIKYVSHGRIPFVPALRTQLVWDFYANITPSVIGGTPFAALYMNKDQRIPLGEASGIMMFLMLLDQIWFAVSILIMLGASMFVEIIPASVGSIGEGAISLYFLVIMSWAAIFAYATLVRPQILEWLVLKLFSLPFLSRFKARADREMESLQARAAIIRKEKPMFFVKGVLMTASLWVCRYFLLLFVVMSITEVYNPVQIIFRAMAILLSYIIMPTPGGAGGIEAAYTVFMTPLLGAAYVAPTLFAWRFIGFYMFIIIGVFLTAKTMGEKSIRK from the coding sequence TTGAAAACATCAGAAACAGCACCAGTCGAAGTACCTTCCATCGTTTCGGAAGAGGTCCGTGCCTATAAAGTGAATGCCCGAAACCTGCTCATTCCGTTGCTCGTTAGTGCTTTTGCCTTTGGGATTGTCACTTGGCTTACGTATGTGCCCGGCATGTGGGCAAATTTGGCAAAGGTTTTTAAGCCTGGATTGTTAATCGCCGCTCTTTTAACCGTTTCATTGCGGGTCGTAATCGGTGCCTTTCGCATTAAATATGTTTCACATGGCCGCATCCCATTTGTGCCGGCACTTCGCACCCAATTGGTATGGGATTTTTATGCCAATATCACACCTTCGGTAATCGGAGGAACCCCTTTTGCTGCGTTGTATATGAACAAAGACCAGCGGATCCCATTGGGTGAAGCATCGGGTATTATGATGTTCTTGATGTTGTTGGATCAGATCTGGTTTGCGGTTTCGATCCTGATTATGTTGGGCGCTTCAATGTTTGTAGAGATCATTCCGGCTTCTGTTGGGAGCATTGGGGAAGGCGCCATTTCGTTGTATTTCTTGGTTATTATGAGTTGGGCAGCCATTTTTGCCTACGCCACCTTGGTACGGCCTCAAATTTTGGAATGGTTAGTACTTAAGTTGTTTTCCCTGCCTTTTTTAAGCCGTTTTAAAGCGCGTGCAGATCGCGAAATGGAGTCTTTACAAGCCCGTGCCGCCATTATCCGCAAAGAAAAGCCGATGTTTTTTGTCAAAGGCGTATTGATGACGGCCTCTTTATGGGTATGTCGTTATTTTCTACTATTGTTTGTGGTGATGAGTATTACCGAGGTGTACAATCCGGTTCAAATTATTTTCCGTGCAATGGCCATTTTACTAAGCTATATCATTATGCCTACACCGGGTGGTGCAGGTGGTATTGAGGCAGCCTATACGGTTTTTATGACACCGTTATTGGGAGCCGCCTATGTTGCACCCACACTTTTTGCTTGGCGCTTTATCGGATTTTACATGTTTATTATCATTGGTGTATTTTTGACTGCCAAAACAATGGGGGAAAAATCAATCCGAAAATAA
- a CDS encoding 6,7-dimethyl-8-ribityllumazine synthase → MKKIAGNLLATDHHFGLVVSRFNHFITDKLLEGALDVLERHGAASENLTIAHCPGAYEIPLVAQQMAKTNKFDAIICLGAVIRGATSHYDLVAGQSAQIGHVSLNTGVPILFGVITTESIEQAIERAGTKAGNKGAEAAVSAIEMVNLLKEINALS, encoded by the coding sequence ATGAAAAAAATTGCCGGAAACCTTCTTGCCACAGATCACCACTTTGGATTGGTGGTATCGCGCTTTAACCACTTTATCACCGATAAACTACTCGAAGGGGCATTAGACGTTTTAGAGCGTCATGGTGCAGCTTCAGAAAACCTGACCATAGCCCACTGTCCGGGCGCCTATGAAATTCCATTAGTGGCGCAACAAATGGCCAAAACCAACAAATTCGATGCTATTATTTGTTTGGGGGCAGTCATCCGAGGTGCAACCTCCCATTACGACTTGGTCGCTGGACAATCAGCACAAATTGGACATGTCTCCCTAAATACGGGTGTCCCCATTCTGTTCGGTGTCATCACTACCGAGAGCATTGAACAAGCCATTGAACGGGCTGGGACAAAAGCCGGGAACAAAGGGGCCGAAGCTGCAGTTTCTGCCATCGAAATGGTCAACCTTTTAAAGGAAATAAACGCGCTTTCTTAA
- a CDS encoding class I SAM-dependent methyltransferase: MSHILPVLILVVTSAMAWFVGSEATLPVFIYASWAGTLLMAFAWWRGQDWTMRTVLVYAILYRLVLLPVLPSLSDDGFRYIWDGLLQWKGINPFVFRPNDPALGALHNTDLYLSLNSADYFTVYPPVSQVVFGVGAIFYPFGSVVSYWAIKVVFVGIEFVGVFLLSRMVQARSLILYAWNPLVLMEVAGQPHNEAMLVTWLVGTIWALQINRPKWALVFIALAMWTKLYPLLLIPFVLNRTGWRYFWIPLLTGLICLIPYYHPDFFTNIRTSLNLYTQQFEFGAGLYYWLKEWGRQIMGHEESKALGPFLQMVFFFTISVIWVGDIMKRKSLPALFYLFIGVFLLTATTVHPWYLLGLLAMIPLLVDVGFRDQHAETPVQLQEAPLPPWHWIWLGGMMTGNYFFYLTENQWPWVIVGWGGWLVLLLLLPLKGLLQRVHFSRAGGKYAKIRNGFPVLSSDLPLQVLDLGCGEGYLGEWIRQDRQAEVSLADVVDFNRTQMPFLRYDGHRLPFPDDAFDVTVLSFVLHHCENQTQVFHEAVRVTRKRILIIESVYQTEWDLRQLTFLDTLANRLRSGGLMKHQEAFLHFRTVADWYKFFNQFPVRLLDTTQSGLFLHQQAFFVLEIKEA, translated from the coding sequence ATGTCCCATATATTGCCCGTCCTTATACTTGTTGTAACCAGTGCAATGGCGTGGTTTGTGGGCTCCGAGGCCACGCTTCCTGTTTTTATCTATGCATCGTGGGCCGGAACACTTCTAATGGCCTTCGCGTGGTGGCGCGGGCAAGACTGGACAATGCGAACGGTCCTCGTCTATGCCATCTTGTATCGCTTGGTATTGCTACCTGTATTGCCTTCGCTCTCGGACGATGGATTTCGTTATATATGGGATGGTTTATTGCAGTGGAAAGGCATAAATCCATTTGTATTTCGGCCCAATGATCCGGCCTTAGGGGCACTACACAATACTGATTTGTACCTAAGCCTAAATTCGGCAGATTATTTCACGGTTTATCCTCCCGTTTCGCAGGTGGTATTTGGCGTGGGCGCCATTTTTTATCCGTTTGGTTCGGTGGTTTCGTATTGGGCCATCAAAGTGGTTTTCGTAGGTATAGAGTTTGTTGGCGTGTTTTTACTTTCTCGTATGGTGCAGGCTCGGTCTTTGATCCTTTATGCATGGAATCCCTTGGTATTGATGGAGGTGGCCGGGCAGCCGCATAACGAAGCGATGTTGGTGACTTGGTTAGTTGGGACCATCTGGGCCTTACAGATCAACCGACCCAAATGGGCACTTGTTTTTATTGCGTTGGCAATGTGGACCAAGTTATATCCATTATTGCTTATTCCGTTTGTTTTGAACCGAACCGGATGGCGTTATTTTTGGATTCCACTATTAACAGGATTGATTTGCTTGATTCCTTATTATCATCCCGATTTCTTTACAAATATTCGAACCTCTTTAAATTTATACACCCAACAATTTGAGTTCGGGGCGGGGTTGTATTATTGGTTGAAAGAGTGGGGCCGCCAGATCATGGGGCATGAGGAAAGCAAGGCTTTGGGGCCTTTTCTACAAATGGTATTTTTCTTTACGATCAGCGTAATCTGGGTAGGGGATATCATGAAACGGAAATCATTACCCGCCCTGTTTTACCTCTTTATTGGGGTGTTTCTTCTTACAGCGACTACGGTACATCCTTGGTATTTATTAGGGCTTTTGGCGATGATTCCGTTATTGGTTGATGTAGGCTTTCGTGATCAACATGCCGAAACTCCGGTTCAGCTTCAAGAAGCCCCGCTTCCTCCTTGGCACTGGATTTGGTTGGGTGGGATGATGACGGGTAATTATTTCTTCTATCTGACAGAAAATCAATGGCCTTGGGTGATTGTGGGCTGGGGCGGCTGGCTGGTATTGTTGCTGCTCTTACCCCTGAAAGGGTTGTTGCAGCGGGTTCACTTTTCACGAGCGGGCGGAAAATATGCGAAAATCCGAAATGGTTTTCCTGTCTTATCATCGGATCTGCCCTTACAGGTATTGGATTTGGGGTGTGGGGAAGGGTATCTGGGTGAATGGATCCGTCAAGACCGACAGGCCGAGGTTTCTTTAGCAGATGTTGTAGATTTTAACCGTACCCAAATGCCATTCTTACGATACGACGGGCATCGTCTGCCATTTCCGGATGATGCCTTTGATGTTACCGTTTTGTCTTTTGTGCTTCACCATTGCGAGAATCAAACACAAGTTTTTCATGAAGCCGTCCGGGTTACCCGCAAGCGCATTTTGATTATAGAATCCGTCTATCAAACTGAGTGGGATCTACGACAACTCACGTTTCTGGATACCTTAGCCAATCGCTTGCGGTCTGGCGGATTGATGAAACACCAAGAAGCGTTCTTACATTTCCGCACGGTTGCGGACTGGTACAAGTTTTTTAATCAATTTCCAGTCCGGTTGTTGGATACAACACAAAGCGGCCTTTTCTTGCACCAACAAGCCTTTTTTGTTCTTGAGATTAAAGAGGCATAA